A region of the Stieleria neptunia genome:
CACCCAGCGGCGTGGCGGCAAGGGACTCAAGGGTGCCAAGACCGACACCGAAGACCCGATCGAGCATCTGTTCGTCGCCAGCACCCACGCCTACCTGCTGTTTTTGACCACGACCGGCAAAGTCCGCTGGCAAAAGGTCTATGACCTGCCGCAGTTGCCGCGTGACGCCAAGGGCCGCGCGATCGTCAACCTGCTGTCGCTCGAAGAGGGCGAAAAGATCGCCTCCTGTTTGGCCGTCCGGGACTTCAATCAAGAAGGCTACTACGTCGTGATGGCGACCCGCAGCGGCCTGGTCAAAAAGACGCCGCTGGAGCAATACAGTCGTCCCAAACGCGGCGGCATCATCGCCATCAAACTGCGCGAAGGCGACGAACTGGTGTCGGCCAACGTGATCGGCCCCGGCGACGAAGTGATCATGGTGACCGCGTCGGGGATGGCGATCCGATTCAAAGAATCCGATGCCCGTCCGATGGGACGAAACACCTCCGGTGTCAAAGGCATCTCGCTGGTCGGTGATGACACCGTCGTCGGCATGGTCGTCGCCGAACCGGATGCAACGTTGCTGACCGTCTGTGAGAAAGGTTACGGGAAACGCACACCGTTCGGGCCCAATGCGATCGCCGACGAAGACGGCGAGGCGGCGGAGACCGAAAACGGTTCCTCGTCGGCTCGCTATCGCACCCAGCGTCGCGGCGGCAAAGGGTTACGCGATATCAAAACCAGCAGCCGCAACGGGAAAGTCATCGCCATCGCTCGCGTCGACGATCACGATGAAGTCTTCCTGATGACCGGCAAGGGAAAACTGCAACGCGTCGCCGCCCGTGACATCAGTGTGATCGGACGCAACACCCAAGGGGTTCGCATCATGAACGTCGACGCCGACGACACGCTGATCGCCGCGGTCCGCATTCCGCCGGAAGAAGAGGCCGAAGAAGGCGACGCAGTGCCGGCGCCGACTTCGCCGCAACCCGCGGCGGTCTCCACCGAATCGGCTGAGTCCGACGGGACGACCGAAGCCATCGGCGAGAGCCCCGAACCGGCCGGCGATGATGAGTCGTCCGAAGACGCCGAGGAGTGATCACCGGCTTAACTCGTTCCAAGGCTCCGCCTTGGAACGCTTCTGGCGGTGTGGCGCTCGACGTCGATTCTTTTGCTGCAGCTTCTGTCAACCGATTTAGTCTCTCTCCCCCTGGGAGAGACGACGTTTGCGCAGCAAGCAAACGCCAGAGAGGGCCGGAGCTGCGAAAGTTTTGACGACTCCCGCTACGATCAAATCCGTCACTTATATAGTTGACGTCCCCCGCCACACGCGGTGCGCGGCCGGGAGGCGGGAGCCTCCATCACAGTGTGTTCCCAGGCGGAGCCCTACGCCGTGAACGATTTTGTTCCCGTGTTCTAGGAGGTGTTAGCGGCAGGGCGCGAGCCCTCCGGTTCCTCATCTTTGCCGAAACACCGGAGGGCTCGCGCCCTGCCGCTAAGAAAAAAAACGCTTGGCGTCAAAAGAGATGGCAAATCAAACGTCTGACGCCAATCAACCGATCGCGCCGCAGGCCCGAAACAGCGTCAGAGCATCGACGGTCGGTTTGACATCGTGGACGCGGATGATGTCCGCGCCGGCGGCGGCCACGGCCAGCGACACGCCGAGGGTCGCGGCGGTTCGATCGGCGGTCTTGTCGCCCAGCAGTTTCCCGATGAAACCCTTGCGTGAGTGACCGATCAGGATCGGTGCATCGAGTTCGCAAAACCGCGCGGTCCGTTGCAGCAGCCGGAGGTTGTGCTCATGTGTTTTCCCGAATCCGATTCCCGGGTCCAGGCAGACTCGCTCCCGCCGCAATCCCGCACCGAGACAAAACTCCATTCGCTGTTGCAGGTACTGGTAAATCTCTTCGACCACGTCGTCATAAGTCGGGTCGTCTTGCATCGTCTGCGGTGTGCCCTTCATGTGCATGACGCAGACGCCGACCTGGGCATCGGCGGCCAGGGCCGGCATCGCCGCATCGCCTTCCAGGCCGGTGACGTCATTGATGATTTCCGCACCGGCATCGATGGCGGCCTTGGCCACCGCGGCTTTACTCGTGTCGATGCTGATCGGAATCGACAACCGTCCGGCCAGCCCTGCGATGACCGGCAACACGCGAGCGAGTTCTTCATTCGCCGTGACCGGATCGCTGTAGGGGCGTGTGCTTTCGCCACCGATGTCGATGATGTCCGCGCCATCGGCCTGCATTTGCAACGCCAACTCGATCGCGGCGCGGGGATCGTCGTGCCGTCCGCCA
Encoded here:
- the folP gene encoding dihydropteroate synthase, producing MPERQSGSAKVWDIGQRVLTFQRRPLVMGILNVTPDSFSDGGRHDDPRAAIELALQMQADGADIIDIGGESTRPYSDPVTANEELARVLPVIAGLAGRLSIPISIDTSKAAVAKAAIDAGAEIINDVTGLEGDAAMPALAADAQVGVCVMHMKGTPQTMQDDPTYDDVVEEIYQYLQQRMEFCLGAGLRRERVCLDPGIGFGKTHEHNLRLLQRTARFCELDAPILIGHSRKGFIGKLLGDKTADRTAATLGVSLAVAAAGADIIRVHDVKPTVDALTLFRACGAIG